In the Thermococcus sp. genome, one interval contains:
- a CDS encoding type II toxin-antitoxin system VapC family toxin: MRSFMVDSTVLVEHLKGNPEATELLEALIEGDAEGYINETVASEVIFVYLKLKTGRSFRTLKKKPDLVKAVQKGPVYELLSLFKFLDTNEFVFAISRRLVDEYGLLPNDAMIAGAALFYKLDGIITLDKDFENMARNENLLLILSLEELSRV, translated from the coding sequence ATGAGGAGCTTTATGGTTGACTCCACCGTTCTTGTCGAGCACTTGAAGGGAAACCCCGAGGCCACTGAACTTCTTGAGGCTCTCATTGAGGGGGATGCAGAAGGGTATATCAACGAAACCGTTGCCTCAGAAGTCATTTTTGTGTATCTAAAGCTCAAAACTGGCAGGAGCTTTAGAACGCTTAAGAAAAAACCAGATTTGGTCAAAGCGGTCCAAAAAGGACCTGTTTATGAGCTTCTATCTCTGTTCAAGTTTCTCGACACAAACGAATTCGTGTTTGCCATTTCCAGGAGATTGGTCGATGAATACGGCCTCCTTCCCAATGATGCGATGATTGCCGGGGCGGCCCTCTTCTACAAGCTTGATGGGATAATAACTCTCGATAAAGACTTTGAGAACATGGCACGGAACGAGAATCTTCTGTTAATTTTGTCCCTCGAGGAACTCTCAAGGGTATAG